One window of Campylobacter concisus genomic DNA carries:
- a CDS encoding ABC transporter ATP-binding protein, whose amino-acid sequence MILQVKKGTFSYDKRKILKDISFDLKEEEVMSILGPNGVGKTTFLRCLMGFLKWDTGKALLFGKDINEYAEKELWENLSYVPQVKKSVFSYGVLEMVVMGLDKENSFFHIPTKEDYDKAYETLKELGVEKLSNRYCDELSGGELQMVMIARALVSNPKLLILDEPESNLDMKNQIRIIEAIKHINVNKKSACIINTHFPSHALQISDKTLFIGSDYKTTFDESSKAITEDNLQKYFQIKAKILFFQAEEVEYKTVAPYKTI is encoded by the coding sequence ATGATACTCCAAGTTAAAAAAGGTACTTTTTCATATGACAAGAGAAAAATTTTAAAAGATATTTCATTTGATTTAAAAGAAGAAGAAGTAATGTCCATTCTTGGACCCAATGGGGTGGGTAAAACTACTTTCTTAAGGTGTCTTATGGGGTTTTTAAAATGGGACACGGGAAAAGCCTTATTGTTCGGCAAAGATATAAATGAATATGCAGAAAAAGAATTATGGGAAAACTTAAGTTATGTTCCTCAAGTTAAGAAAAGTGTGTTTAGTTATGGGGTTTTAGAAATGGTTGTGATGGGTTTAGACAAGGAAAACAGTTTTTTCCATATCCCTACGAAGGAAGATTATGATAAAGCTTATGAAACTTTAAAAGAATTAGGAGTTGAAAAGCTATCAAATAGATACTGTGATGAGCTATCCGGAGGAGAGCTTCAAATGGTTATGATTGCGAGAGCTCTTGTTTCTAATCCAAAACTTCTTATTTTAGATGAACCGGAGTCAAACCTGGATATGAAGAATCAAATTAGAATCATAGAGGCAATTAAACATATAAATGTAAATAAAAAATCTGCTTGCATAATAAACACTCATTTTCCTAGTCATGCATTGCAGATATCTGACAAAACTTTGTTTATCGGTAGTGACTACAAAACAACCTTTGATGAAAGTTCGAAAGCCATTACTGAAGATAACTTACAAAAGTATTTTCAGATCAAAGCTAAAATTTTATTTTTTCAAGCAGAAGAAGTTGAATACAAAACAGTTGCACCTTATAAAACCATATAG
- a CDS encoding FecCD family ABC transporter permease, with translation MGKGFFKNKKLCILVLFVLLLLLILTFICLGRYPVSPYEAFMIIYKTITGDVSGLGVHETSVVIDIRLPRILMAVLVGAGLSLAGAAYQTVFSNPLVSPDLLGVSSGAGFGAALSILLSLDMIVTQHVSLLLGLLAVYIVLNLSRVKKRTDLYVLVLSGVIVKSLFDASISFIKYIADPEDKLPTITMWLLGSLASVSYRDLVICSIIIIPCIFGFFLLRWKLNLLSLDSDEARSLGINVKKLRIVVILLSTLITATTVSVCGIIGWIGLIIPHLARMVIGNDNRYLIPTCCVMGAIYLLLIDTLARAATSNEIPISILTAFIGAPLFITILRKNSGERR, from the coding sequence ATGGGGAAAGGTTTCTTTAAGAATAAAAAATTATGCATATTGGTTCTCTTTGTATTGCTATTGCTTTTAATACTAACTTTTATTTGTTTAGGAAGATATCCGGTTAGCCCCTATGAAGCATTTATGATTATATACAAAACAATAACCGGAGATGTTAGCGGCTTAGGCGTACATGAAACTAGTGTAGTAATTGACATAAGACTACCTAGAATACTTATGGCAGTTTTAGTAGGTGCAGGGCTATCACTGGCAGGAGCAGCATATCAAACTGTTTTTTCAAACCCTTTAGTTAGCCCGGACTTACTAGGGGTGTCTTCAGGAGCAGGTTTTGGGGCGGCTTTATCTATATTATTATCCCTAGACATGATAGTGACTCAGCATGTTTCTTTGCTTCTGGGGCTTTTAGCAGTTTATATAGTTTTAAACCTATCCAGAGTAAAAAAACGAACAGATTTGTATGTGTTAGTTTTATCCGGAGTAATTGTAAAGTCACTATTTGATGCTTCAATATCATTTATTAAATATATAGCAGATCCGGAAGATAAGCTTCCAACTATCACTATGTGGTTGCTGGGAAGTTTAGCAAGTGTATCCTATAGAGACCTTGTTATTTGTTCAATAATAATAATACCTTGTATTTTCGGCTTCTTTCTATTAAGGTGGAAATTGAATCTTTTATCTCTAGATTCTGATGAGGCTAGGTCTTTAGGAATTAATGTAAAAAAATTACGTATTGTGGTTATCTTACTCTCAACATTGATAACTGCAACTACAGTTTCTGTATGTGGAATTATAGGATGGATAGGTTTAATAATTCCCCATTTGGCGAGAATGGTTATCGGAAATGATAATAGGTACCTTATTCCAACTTGTTGTGTTATGGGAGCAATTTATTTATTACTGATAGATACCCTTGCAAGAGCAGCTACAAGCAATGAAATTCCAATTTCAATATTAACAGCATTTATAGGTGCGCCATTATTCATAACTATACTTAGAAAGAATTCGGGAGAAAGAAGATGA